Proteins encoded together in one Candidatus Sulfotelmatobacter sp. window:
- a CDS encoding AI-2E family transporter, whose protein sequence is MLLTDSRTARAIVTVLLFALGLGFLYVARDTLIAFLFAIFFAYLMSPLVGRLETVLRGRDRAIAVLYALLLVLVVLFFVVVGPKVTREGAHLGQSLPTLLGQLSSGQIAEQLGKEHGWNQKSTEMVQSFLVSHKDEITQIAQRVGLRVADVAKQAWLFLVVPLLSIFFLRDGRSFSDFLLSTISSRPQREFLENVLNDLNRMLAHFIRAQLTLAALTLVMYSAFLGIMRVPYALVLGTIGGVLEFVPVVGPLAGALIIVGVALLNSYPHWLILIIFLGAWRLVQDYVSSPHIMGESMELHPLAAIFGVMAGGEVAGILGIYLSIPVMASLRIVFRRWRLYAEKKKFGPLTEIPFRSQETHRQ, encoded by the coding sequence TTGCTGCTGACTGACTCACGTACGGCGCGGGCCATTGTCACGGTGCTGCTGTTCGCGCTGGGGCTGGGCTTCCTCTACGTAGCTCGCGACACTCTCATCGCCTTCCTGTTCGCGATCTTCTTCGCCTATCTGATGAGTCCACTGGTCGGCCGCCTGGAGACCGTGCTGCGCGGGCGTGACCGGGCCATCGCCGTGCTCTACGCTTTGCTCCTCGTCCTGGTGGTGCTGTTTTTCGTTGTCGTGGGTCCGAAGGTGACACGCGAAGGCGCACACTTGGGACAATCACTACCCACTCTGCTGGGCCAACTGAGTTCTGGTCAAATCGCCGAGCAACTCGGCAAAGAGCACGGCTGGAATCAAAAAAGCACCGAAATGGTGCAATCGTTCCTGGTGAGCCACAAGGATGAGATCACGCAAATCGCGCAGCGTGTCGGATTGCGTGTAGCCGATGTCGCCAAGCAGGCGTGGCTGTTCTTAGTCGTACCGCTGTTGTCGATCTTCTTCCTGAGAGATGGCCGCTCTTTCAGCGACTTCCTGCTCTCTACCATCAGCTCCCGCCCGCAGCGCGAGTTTCTGGAGAATGTGCTGAACGATCTCAACCGCATGCTGGCGCATTTCATCCGCGCTCAACTCACCCTGGCCGCGCTCACACTGGTCATGTACTCCGCCTTTCTTGGCATCATGCGCGTTCCCTATGCTCTCGTACTGGGCACGATCGGCGGTGTGTTGGAGTTCGTTCCCGTGGTCGGTCCGCTGGCGGGAGCCCTCATCATTGTGGGCGTGGCGCTGCTGAACAGCTACCCCCACTGGCTCATCCTGATCATTTTTCTCGGCGCCTGGCGACTGGTGCAGGATTACGTCTCTTCCCCCCACATCATGGGCGAAAGCATGGAACTGCATCCCCTTGCCGCCATCTTCGGCGTCATGGCCGGAGGTGAAGTCGCCGGCATCCTCGGCATTTATCTCTCGATTCCCGTGATGGCCAGCCTGCGCATCGTATTCCGCCGCTGGCGCCTGTACGCCGAAAAGAAAAAGTTCGGCCCGCTTACCGAGATTCCCTTCCGAAGCCAGGAAACTCACCGGCAGTAG
- a CDS encoding tetratricopeptide repeat protein — protein sequence MGSFLFFAFSWWAIVLRVVAIVHFIRRRPDWFWIWVILFHWVGALVYIVVEVIPDAGLLRSSFQVFPRRRRIQELERTILDNPSAGNYEELGQLYLDDGNYIRARAAYDNAISSRTDHADPFYRRGVAEIELGDFAAAVPDLERAIRADPDYDFHRGKGLLAWAYAQTDQPEKADAMFREATRISTISETYYYYALFLQSQGRVAEARQWSQKILDKKPTMPGYLRRRERPWFRKASSLLSRLPA from the coding sequence ATGGGATCGTTCCTCTTCTTTGCGTTTTCTTGGTGGGCCATCGTGTTGCGCGTTGTGGCCATTGTCCACTTCATTCGGCGGCGGCCGGATTGGTTTTGGATATGGGTCATCCTGTTTCACTGGGTGGGGGCGCTGGTTTACATCGTCGTAGAAGTGATTCCCGACGCGGGGTTGCTGCGATCGTCGTTTCAGGTTTTTCCGCGGCGAAGGAGGATTCAGGAGCTGGAGCGAACGATCCTCGATAATCCTTCGGCGGGAAATTACGAAGAGCTAGGGCAGTTATATCTCGACGACGGAAACTACATCCGCGCCCGCGCCGCCTATGACAATGCGATTTCATCGCGGACAGACCACGCCGATCCGTTCTACCGCCGCGGCGTAGCGGAAATCGAACTGGGGGACTTCGCGGCCGCCGTGCCGGACCTGGAGCGGGCGATCAGGGCCGATCCGGATTACGACTTCCATCGCGGCAAGGGCCTGCTGGCTTGGGCCTACGCGCAGACTGACCAGCCTGAAAAGGCAGACGCCATGTTTCGCGAGGCCACGCGCATCTCGACGATTTCGGAAACTTACTACTACTACGCGTTATTCCTCCAGTCGCAAGGACGCGTCGCCGAAGCCCGCCAATGGTCGCAAAAGATTCTCGACAAGAAGCCAACCATGCCCGGATATCTGCGGCGGCGCGAGCGGCCGTGGTTCCGCAAGGCGAGTTCCCTGCTCTCACGGCTACCAGCCTAG